The Streptomyces sp. Alt3 genome has a segment encoding these proteins:
- a CDS encoding glycerophosphodiester phosphodiesterase, with amino-acid sequence MTAATSGRHPYLDHPSTIPFAHRGGAADGLENTAAAFRRASDAGYRYFETDVHATADGRLVAFHDPTLDRVTDARGRIARLPWSAVRRARVAGSEPLPLFEELLEEFPHARWNVDIKAEPALVPLVDLIRRTDAWDRVCVGSFSETRVARAARLAGPGLATSYGVRGVLGLRLRSYGIPAALRAGAVCAQVPESQNGIRVVDRRFVRAAHARGLQVHVWTVNEPERMAALLDLGVDGIMTDHIETLRTVLSERGAWA; translated from the coding sequence GTGACCGCAGCGACTTCGGGGCGCCACCCCTACCTGGACCACCCTTCGACGATTCCCTTCGCCCACCGCGGCGGGGCGGCGGACGGCTTGGAGAACACCGCAGCCGCGTTCCGCCGGGCGTCCGACGCCGGCTACCGCTACTTCGAGACCGATGTGCACGCCACGGCGGACGGGCGCCTGGTCGCCTTCCACGACCCGACGCTGGACCGGGTGACGGACGCGCGGGGCCGGATAGCCCGGCTGCCCTGGAGCGCGGTGCGCCGGGCGAGGGTGGCGGGCAGCGAGCCTCTGCCGCTGTTCGAGGAACTGCTGGAGGAGTTCCCGCACGCCCGCTGGAACGTGGACATCAAGGCGGAGCCCGCCCTGGTGCCGCTCGTCGACCTGATCCGCAGGACCGACGCCTGGGACCGGGTCTGCGTGGGGTCGTTCTCGGAGACGCGGGTGGCGCGGGCCGCCCGCCTCGCGGGTCCGGGGCTGGCCACCTCCTACGGGGTGCGCGGCGTGCTGGGCCTGCGACTGCGCTCGTACGGCATCCCGGCGGCGCTCAGGGCGGGTGCCGTCTGCGCGCAGGTCCCTGAGAGCCAGAACGGCATCCGTGTCGTCGACCGGAGGTTCGTCCGCGCGGCGCACGCTCGCGGCCTGCAGGTCCATGTCTGGACGGTCAACGAACCGGAACGGATGGCGGCGCTCCTGGACCTCGGGGTGGATGGCATCATGACCGATCACATCGAGACGCTGCGCACGGTGCTGAGCGAGCGGGGGGCCTGGGCCTGA
- a CDS encoding MFS transporter, giving the protein MSTGTTGTADPAGTAGRRREQRGWYFYDFACSVYSTSVLTVFLGPYLTSIAKAAADAEGFVHPLGIPVRAGSLFAYAVSASIVVAVVVMPVVGAAADRTGRKKPLLAAAAYTGATATACMFFLDGQRYLLGAFLLIVANASISVSMALYNAYLPQIATPEERDAVSSRGWAFGYTSGAFVLVLNLVLYTGHDSFGLSESDAVRICIASAGVWWGAFALVPLRRLRDRRVEPGGDGAVGSGWRQLRATLRDMRRHPLTLSFLLAYLVYNDGIQTVISQASLYGSEELGLDQTTLITAVLLVQVLAVAGALGMGRLARLYGAKRTILVSLAAWTLILAAAYVLPSDTPVFFYVLAAAIGLVMGGSQALSRSLFSHLIPRGKEAEYFSAYEMSDRGLSWLGPLVFGLGYQLTDSYRDAILSLVLFFAVGSVLLARVPVRAAVAAAGNPVPERI; this is encoded by the coding sequence GTGAGCACCGGAACCACAGGGACAGCGGATCCGGCCGGGACCGCCGGGCGCAGACGTGAGCAACGCGGCTGGTACTTCTACGACTTCGCGTGCTCGGTGTACTCCACCAGCGTGCTGACGGTCTTCCTCGGCCCGTACCTGACGTCGATAGCCAAGGCGGCCGCGGACGCGGAGGGGTTCGTTCACCCGCTGGGCATACCCGTCCGGGCCGGCTCGCTCTTCGCGTACGCCGTGTCGGCGTCCATCGTCGTGGCGGTGGTCGTGATGCCGGTCGTGGGTGCGGCGGCGGACCGCACGGGACGCAAGAAGCCCTTGCTCGCGGCGGCCGCCTACACGGGCGCGACGGCGACGGCCTGCATGTTCTTCCTGGACGGCCAGCGCTATCTCCTGGGCGCCTTCCTGCTGATCGTGGCGAACGCGTCGATCTCCGTGTCGATGGCCCTGTACAACGCGTATCTGCCCCAGATCGCCACCCCGGAGGAGCGCGACGCGGTCTCCTCGCGCGGGTGGGCGTTCGGGTACACCTCGGGCGCGTTCGTCCTCGTCCTGAACCTGGTCCTCTACACCGGCCACGACTCCTTCGGGCTGTCGGAGTCCGACGCGGTCCGGATCTGCATCGCCTCGGCCGGTGTGTGGTGGGGCGCCTTCGCCCTCGTGCCACTGCGGCGGCTGCGCGACCGGCGGGTCGAGCCCGGAGGTGACGGAGCGGTCGGCTCCGGATGGCGGCAGTTGCGGGCGACCCTGCGCGACATGCGGCGCCATCCGCTCACCCTGTCCTTCCTGCTCGCCTACCTGGTCTACAACGACGGCATCCAGACGGTGATCTCGCAGGCATCCCTGTACGGCTCCGAGGAACTCGGCCTCGATCAGACGACCCTGATCACGGCGGTGCTGCTCGTGCAGGTGCTCGCGGTGGCCGGGGCCCTGGGGATGGGCCGACTCGCCCGGCTGTACGGGGCGAAACGCACGATTCTGGTGTCACTGGCGGCCTGGACCCTGATCCTCGCCGCGGCGTACGTACTCCCCTCCGACACGCCGGTGTTCTTCTACGTCCTGGCAGCCGCGATCGGGCTCGTGATGGGCGGCAGCCAGGCTCTCTCACGGTCGCTGTTCTCGCATCTGATCCCCCGCGGAAAGGAGGCGGAGTACTTCTCCGCCTACGAGATGAGCGACCGGGGACTCAGCTGGCTGGGGCCCCTGGTCTTCGGTCTGGGCTACCAGCTCACCGACAGTTACCGGGATGCGATCCTGTCCCTGGTGCTCTTCTTCGCGGTCGGCTCGGTCCTCCTGGCGAGGGTGCCTGTGCGGGCCGCGGTGGCCGCCGCGGGCAATCCCGTTCCGGAACGGATTTAG
- a CDS encoding SCO1417 family MocR-like transcription factor, whose protein sequence is MVQWTSTVGAAQLARQLQGQQARPLAPGTRKPPAYRALADGVRLLVLEGRVPVAARLPAERELALALSLSRTTVAAAYEALRAEGFLESRRGAGSWTAVPAGNPLPARGLEPLPPESLGSMIDLGCAALPAPEPWLTRAVQGALEELPPYAHTHGDYPAGLPALRQMIADRYTGCGIPTMPEQIMVTTGAMGAIDAICHLFAGRGERIAVESPSYANILQLMRETGARLVPVAMEEGLGGWDMNRWRQVLRDAAPRLAYVVADFHNPTGALADEQQRRALVEAARSAGTVLVVDETMGELDLDADGDMPRKVCAFDPAGSTVLTVGSASKAFWAGMRIGWVRAAPDVIRSLVAARAYADMGTPVLEQLAINWLMRTGGWEQAVAVRREQARENRDALVRAVRRELPEWEFEVPRGGLTLWVRTGGLSGSRLAVAGERVGVRVPSGPRFGVDGAFEGYVRLPFTVGGAVADEAAQRLATAAGLVASGAGVGAEAPRTFVA, encoded by the coding sequence ATGGTGCAGTGGACCTCGACCGTCGGTGCGGCACAGCTCGCCCGCCAGCTCCAGGGGCAGCAGGCCCGTCCCCTGGCGCCGGGCACCCGCAAACCGCCCGCCTACCGCGCCCTGGCCGACGGCGTCCGCCTGCTCGTCCTGGAGGGCCGGGTCCCGGTCGCCGCCAGGCTCCCGGCCGAGCGGGAGCTCGCCCTCGCCCTGTCCCTGAGCCGCACCACCGTAGCCGCCGCCTACGAGGCACTGCGCGCGGAGGGATTCCTGGAGTCACGCCGTGGTGCCGGCAGCTGGACCGCCGTGCCGGCGGGGAACCCGCTGCCGGCCCGGGGCCTCGAACCGCTGCCCCCGGAATCGCTCGGCTCGATGATCGACCTCGGCTGCGCGGCCCTGCCCGCCCCGGAACCGTGGCTGACCCGGGCCGTCCAGGGGGCGCTGGAGGAGCTGCCGCCGTACGCGCACACCCACGGCGACTACCCGGCGGGCCTGCCCGCCCTCCGGCAGATGATCGCGGACCGCTACACCGGGTGCGGCATCCCGACGATGCCGGAACAGATCATGGTCACCACCGGGGCGATGGGGGCCATCGACGCCATCTGCCACCTCTTCGCCGGGCGCGGCGAGCGCATCGCCGTGGAGTCCCCGAGCTACGCCAACATCCTCCAACTCATGCGGGAGACGGGCGCCAGGCTGGTGCCCGTGGCGATGGAGGAGGGGCTCGGCGGCTGGGACATGAACCGGTGGCGGCAGGTGCTGCGGGACGCGGCACCGAGGCTGGCCTACGTCGTCGCGGACTTCCACAACCCCACGGGCGCCCTGGCCGACGAACAGCAGCGCCGTGCCCTGGTCGAGGCCGCGCGGTCGGCCGGCACGGTCCTGGTGGTCGACGAGACCATGGGTGAACTGGACCTGGACGCCGACGGCGACATGCCGCGCAAGGTCTGCGCCTTCGACCCCGCGGGCAGCACCGTCCTGACCGTCGGGTCCGCCAGCAAGGCGTTCTGGGCCGGCATGCGGATCGGCTGGGTCCGTGCCGCGCCGGACGTGATCCGCAGCCTGGTCGCGGCACGCGCGTACGCCGACATGGGAACCCCGGTGCTGGAGCAGCTCGCCATCAACTGGCTGATGCGGACCGGCGGCTGGGAGCAGGCCGTGGCCGTCCGTCGTGAGCAGGCGCGGGAGAACAGGGATGCCCTGGTGCGGGCGGTGCGCAGGGAGCTTCCCGAGTGGGAGTTCGAGGTGCCGCGCGGTGGCCTCACGCTCTGGGTGCGCACCGGCGGACTCTCCGGCTCCCGGCTGGCCGTGGCCGGCGAACGGGTCGGCGTCCGCGTCCCGTCGGGACCCCGGTTCGGGGTCGACGGGGCCTTCGAGGGCTATGTACGGCTGCCGTTCACGGTGGGCGGCGCGGTGGCGGACGAGGCGGCTCAGCGGCTCGCCACGGCCGCCGGCCTGGTCGCCTCCGGCGCGGGGGTGGGGGCCGAGGCGCCCCGGACCTTCGTGGCCTGA
- the yczE gene encoding membrane protein YczE yields MSDPTARSGTRLTRRLTHLYVGLALYGASSALLVRAGLGLEPWGVLHQGLSERTGISIGVVSIVIGAVVLLLWIPIGQRPGLGTVSNVFAVGIAMDATLALVPDVHGLGARIPVMVAGIALNGVATGLYISARFGPGPRDGLMTGLNRLTGRSVRLVRTGIEVAVVVTGFLLGGSLGVGTVLYALAIGPLAQFFLRVFDLSTPDARTVTDTGGSSREAILPR; encoded by the coding sequence TTGTCCGATCCCACCGCCCGGAGCGGTACCAGGCTCACCCGGCGGCTGACCCATCTGTACGTGGGTCTGGCCCTGTACGGAGCCAGTTCGGCGCTCCTGGTGCGCGCCGGGCTGGGACTCGAACCGTGGGGAGTGCTGCACCAGGGCCTCTCCGAGCGGACCGGCATCTCCATCGGGGTCGTCTCGATCGTCATCGGGGCGGTCGTCCTGCTCCTGTGGATCCCGATCGGACAGCGCCCGGGGCTCGGCACCGTCTCCAACGTCTTCGCCGTCGGAATCGCGATGGACGCCACCCTCGCCCTCGTGCCGGACGTGCACGGCCTCGGGGCGCGGATCCCGGTGATGGTGGCGGGCATCGCGCTCAACGGCGTGGCCACCGGCCTGTACATCTCCGCGCGTTTCGGTCCGGGCCCCCGCGACGGCCTGATGACGGGCCTGAACCGGCTCACGGGCCGTTCCGTCCGGCTGGTGCGCACGGGGATCGAGGTGGCGGTGGTCGTGACCGGCTTCCTCCTCGGCGGGTCCCTGGGCGTCGGTACCGTCCTGTACGCCCTGGCCATCGGGCCGCTCGCCCAGTTCTTCCTGCGCGTCTTCGACCTCTCCACGCCGGACGCCCGCACCGTGACCGATACCGGCGGGTCATCGCGGGAGGCGATACTTCCGCGGTGA